The following is a genomic window from Clostridium fungisolvens.
GCTAGCATGTCTTTTGTGCATAAAGGGTTCATATTTAATAATTCTTTATAGTATCTCTCCTGGTGTAATTTGAACTTTTCTAGTATTATACTGATAATTTTCTTGAACACAGTTTTTTAATTCAAATATTCTAGAGCAAACTAGTGATACAATTTCAGTACTTTTAGTTATGTCCCATAAAAAAGATGCTTCTCCTTGTACATACTCAGTTAATTTACCATGAAGCATTTCTTTTAATGAATTCATTTGCCTCTTTTTTTCTTCTAATTTCTCTGATATTTGACTTATATGATCATTTAGAAAATCATAGTTTTCAAGTAAATACTTTTGAAGATCACGTTCATATTTGAGATGGATAGGTATATTACCAACTCCTCCTGATATGTGTGCATTACAGCAAAAATCACATAAATAGTGTACAACTATTCCTAACTGCATTGAAGTATAAAGATTGAATCTTCTTATTGCGATGAGCTTCTCAATTTTATCATTTATATATCCAAGAGACTTTTGCATGTAGTGAGGATGAGTTTTTACATGCCAACACTGATCAATCATCACAAGACCAAAATTAAACATAAATTTAGAAAACCCTCTAGGTGTAACATTTATATTGTTTCTAAAAGCCAATTCTGCTAATTTTACATGGGTCTTTATTTTCATATTAAGCTCTCCTATCCATAATTAATTATTAGTTTATAATTTTATATATCTTTAAGGAAAAACTTTTAATTGTCTAGTGTTGCTATATAGACAAACTACTTCATATTAGAATCTATCAAAATAAAGATTCGTAGAATCATCGAAATCTATAAATACGATAATTTCAAATTAAATTTGTATAGAAACCTCTTCATACCCCTTGTAAATATCCATAGTTTTATACAATTGTTCTACAGATGCTGCAAAGCTTTCTGCTGAAAATCTTCTTGCAGTTTTTATTGCTTCTAAAGACAATTGCTTCTTCTTTAAATCATTAAATATAATTAAATTCAAAGCTTCAATAAAGTCTTCAGCATCATTAAAAAGATACCCATTTACATAATCTTCAATAACCCCATCTAAACACTTATCTGCTTTTGCTATAACTGGTAGTCCAGCAGCAAGCGCTTCGATATATGTAAGTCCTTGAGTCTCACTTTGAGAGGCACTTACAAAAACATCTCCAATTTGATAATACTTTCCTATCTCATCCCATGGTCTTTCTCCTGCGAACACTACTTGCTCATTTATCTCTAAATCACTTGCTATAGTTTCTAACCTATGTTTATCAGGACCATCACCTATAAGCACGAATTTTACACATTTTGTAGATTTCAAATACTCTTTTAAATTAATCATTATTTCTTCAATGTTTTTTTCTTTAGATATTCTACCTACATAAAGTAAAACTTTATCTTCTGTATTTATTCCGAGACTTTTACGCAAGCTTTGTGCCATATCAAAATTATAATTAATTCTAGAAAATTTATTTATCTCAATTCCTGTAGGTATAATTGAAATGTCTTTTTCAACATTGTAGGATTCTAGCATGTCTAGAACCTTTCTTGTTGGAACAATTACCTGATCCGCAGAATTACAGAAATTAACACTTAATTTCCTTGCTGCTATCTTTGCTATTGGATCAAAAATTTTAAGTTTTACAATATAATGTGTGTAATCCTCGTATATGGTGTGATACGTGTGAATAAAAGGAATATTAAGTTCTCTAGCCATGGCTCTTCCAAAAATACCAAGGGAAAATTCTGTATGAGTATGGATTAAATCTAAGTTCAATCTCTTTATAGCCTTTGCCAGTCTTGGATTATAGAACAATCCAACCCTTCTTGCACTTGCGAAAGGTATACTAGGTACTCTGTAGACATTTTTCTCCCATCCTACTACCTTTGGATCTGTTGTTGTAAACACATATACCCTGTGACCTAGGTTTTCAAGGTATTCTTTAAGCATTAGTACCGAAGTGGCTACCCCATTTATTTGTGGATAGTAGGTATCAGTAAAAAGTCCTATATTCATTATCCTTACTCCTTTTAACTCTCAATCAAGCTACATATAAAAATTTATCAATTCAACATATAAATGATTTTCAAATTGTTTATTAAAACATCTTTTACATTTCCAACTACAGTATAAATTAAACAGGTTAAATCTAAAGTATTAATTGTTAAACTATTTATAAACTAACTTTAAAAGTTTGTTAAAATTACACTGTAAATCTAAAAGATACCCTGATGCAGGATTATAAATATATAATGAAACATTATCATGACCACACATAAAATAGTGTAAATAGATCTCGAATTAAAGTAGTTTATCTGTCCAGTTGAATAGATATATTAACTATTATTGGCAACTTAACTATCAATTTTAATTGTATTTGGAACTGGCCTATCTATGTAAACTCCATGTGTTTATGTATAAAAAAATGTTGTTGGTTATTTGTCTATAACCAACAACATTTTTTTAATACATAATTATATTGTAGTGTTTCATCTTTATTTAAGGAATTGCTATATTAAAATTTAATTTATACATAATGAAAACGGCTATATCACTCTGAATTTCTTTAATGCATTTGCAATTCCATCTTTGTCAACTTCATCAGTAACATAATATGCAATAGATTTAATCTCTTCTGTACCATTTCCCATCGCTATACCATGTTTCACGAGCTTCAACATTTCAATATCATTTTGAGCATCACCAAAAGCAAAGGTGTCCTCTTTGTCTATTCCCAATTTTTTAAATAAGAACTCAACTGCTGATCCTTTAGAAAAACCAGGCAAGTGTATATCCAATCTTATATTAGCTTCTACATAAGCATGTACTACCCAACTTTTCGGAAGTCTTTCTTTAAACTTAGCCATATCTTCTTCACTCTTGAATAGTATTGTCCCCATATTAGCATGTACATCTTCTACTTTCCATATTTCTATAGAATCCTTTGGCTTTTCTGGTCCACCTAAAAACAATTCCCTTTGCCTAACACAAAGTGGGTGATCAAGATCGCTGCACCATACACCGTAATGCCCGCTTAATAGATATTGAGCATCACATTGGTCTGACAAATTCATTATATATTGGATATCTTCTATTGAAAAATAGTTGTCATGTAACACTTCATCTTTAAAAACTATGTAATTTCCATTACAAAATATATACCCATCAAAGTCTAATTTTGAGATAGTTTTAGGAACTACTGATCTTGCTGTAGCTACTACAGTATAATTACCATTTTCTCTGAATTTTTTTAGAGCTTCAATAGTACTTTGTGCTGGTTCAATCATTCCAGAAGGCACATCCACTAAGGTTCCATCGATATCCAAAAAAGTTATTTTATTTCCCATATAAGTCCTCTCCCTTGTAAATAATACTCCGTTTTATAATATTAAAGCTTAATTTAGGTATAATTAATGAACTTTAAGTACTTAAATCTTGAACGAAATTCAAATGAAACATAATATAACTAACAAATTACTGAATTAATTAATAATTAAATCCTTAAATAGTGTTACAGATATACATGTCCAGTTACTACATATTTAAAATTCTATCATAAAATGAAATCAATGAATTTTCTTGTTTTGAAAACATATACATCAAATTTATTTATTATAAAATCTTAGTCAATTCAAAACATATTATTACATAATTACTACAACGTTATTTTAGTACACAAAGACTATTTTCCAACATACTAACTTTTCATATGTTGCTTGTAATCCCCTAAAATGATAAAATTAAGAAAAGTTTATAAATTAAGAAAGAGGGATTGCATATGCCATTGACACTTGAATTAATTAGTATATACTTTTTCTTCGCGGCATTTCTAGCATTATTTTTTGCTGCATATGCGCTTTCTAAGAGCTCAACTACTTTAGTAAATATTTTCTCAGCTTTATGTGTATCTGTAAGTATTTATCTATTCGGTTATCTACTTGAGCTTAATAGTAGCTCATTGCCACAAATGATATTTTGGAATCAAATTCAATATATAGGTGTCCCTTTTTATCCAGCACTTTGGTTACTGCTATCAATGCTTTATACTAAAACAATTAAAATCCTAAGCAAAGGTATTTTCTTAATGATTTTTACGATACCTATGTTAACATTTATAATAAGATTTACAAATGAAATACATCATTTCTATTATAAATCTTTTAAGCTTAAAGAGCTTTGGGGATTAAAATTTTTATCCTTAGAAAAAGGACCTTGGTATATATTCTATAGTGTCTATCTTATATTTTACTTTGTACTTGCAGTTTTCTTTTATCTCAGGAATTATAGGAAAGCTCCTAATTTTCAGCGTTTAGGGTATAGAATTATGATTTCGGCTTCGTTTTTACCTTTCATTGGCCTAAATCTAATTTTATTAAATCCATTGAATTTTAGTGTTAATTATATAGCATTCGTACTGCCATTTTCTTTATTTCTAGTACTTTTAGCTTTATTTAAATACGATTTTTTAGAATTTAAAACTTTAGCTAGAGATGTTCTTTTTGACAAAAGTGCTGACGCAATGATTTTAATAAATAGTACAAGCAGTATAATAGACTTTAATCCTGCAGCAGCACAGCTTTTCCCTGAGCTCACTGCTTCAGTAAAAGGACGATTTATAGAATCAGTATTAGGAAATTATAAGGGTTTTCTTGATTCATTAAAAAATAAAGATTTAAAAGACTTGCTACTTAATTTTGGTGATGATTATGGATATTTTGAAGTAAAATCAGTTACTATAAAAAATGACTTTGAAAATATAGTTGGATATCTTATAAGTTTAGTGAATGTTACTGAAAGAAAACATGCTCAAGAAGCACTTAATATTCTAGCAACCACTGATTCTCTAACTGGTCTTTATAATAGAAATAGATTTATGCAGCTAGCTAACCTTCAAATGGAAATTTCCCAAAGATACAACAATAAATTTTCTCTTATTATGATTGATGTAGACCATTTCAAGGAAATTAACGACACAAAAGGTCATGCAGCTGGAGATGCTGTTTTAAATCATTTAGGCAGACTTATGAGAGAATATTTTAGAAAAACCGATATAATTGGACGCTTAGGCGGTGAGGAATTTGCAATATTGCTTCCAGATACAAGTCTCATAGATGCACAAAACATAACCGAGGTTTTTAGAAATGTACTTTTAAAACAACCAGCATTCTACGAAGATGAATACATTCATTTTACATTGAGTATGGGAATTTCGGTATATGATAAAAGATTCAGCTGCTTTGACCAAATACTAAAACTTTCAGATGAAGCATTATATCAGTCAAAAGAAAATGGTAGAAATAGATCAACAACAAGAATTCTAAATTAATATTACAAAAGCCGTATCTCTTATATTCATATTTGAGGTGCGGCTTTTTTCTTTATATATTAGCTTAGTCTTATGATTCAATTAACATATCTTATGATATATTTCATTGATTTCATATTGCTTTTTTACACTTTTTTCATTATTTTAATTAAGTTTTGTAGTTTTATGTCGAATATTGATATATAAAGTCTTTTTTCGCTTTGCTTGAATACTATCAATCATACCCATATATATTCTGGTATTCTTATATTGATAAGCATAGCCATGATATATTTTGTTTATAATATTTCATTTTTAATTACTTACTATTATTTTGTGATAGTATTTTAAGTCATTGCCTGCAAAGGATTAACAACAATAAATTCAGGTGAATCAATAATCTTAAAGAGAGGTTTATTATATGTCATTTACACTTGCGTTCCTTAGTATATACTTTTTTCTATCCGCATTACTGGCGGTATTTTTTGCAGCATATGCTATATCAAAGGGAACAACCACGTTAGTAAAAGTTTTCTTTTCCCTTTGCTTGCTTGTTAGTGTTTATTTATTTGGCTATCTTCTGGAACTTAACAGCAGTTCATTACCTCAGATGATGTTTTGGAACCAAATTCAATATATAGGGATACCATTTTATCCAGCATTGTGGCTTTTATTATCTTTAATTTATACAAAAACAATTAAAAACTTTAGCCGAAATACTTTTTTCGCTATTTTTACAGTACCTATTTTGACTTTTTTGATGCAGTTGACAAACCCTATGCATCACTTTTATTATAAGTCACTTATGCTAAAGAAAGCGTTTGGCCTAAATTTTCTTACATTTGATAAAGAACCTTGGTATTTGTTTTACTGTATTTATATAACGCTGTATTTTCTTATAGCTATATCATGTTATATTAAGAGCTATCGAAGAGTTGCAGACTTTGAACGTTCAGGCTATAAGATTATGATTTTAGCTTCTCTACTTCCTTTTATAAGTTTTGAACTGGTTCTAATGAATCCCGGTAACCTGAGTATTAATTATGTAGCCCTAATACTTCCATTTTCTTTTTCTTTAATACTTATAGCTATATTTAAATATGATTTCTTGGCACTTAAAACCTTAGCTAGAGACGTTCTATTTGAGAAAAGTTCTGATGCTATGATTTTGATAGACAATACAAGTCGTCTTATGGATTATAATCCTGCTGCTGCGGAGCTTTTTCAAGAACTTAACAATTCTATGAAAGGCAGAACCATTGAATTCATATTAGGGAATCAAATAGATCTTCTTAAGATATTAAATACCAACGATATTAGTGATATAAAAATTTCTAATGGTGTAAGTTATGGATATTTTGAAGTAAAAACAGTGACTATAAAAAATGATTTTGGTAATATTGTTGGTAGGCTTATAAATCTTATAAATATTACTGAAAGAAAACATGATCAGGAAGCACTAAAAATACTTGCTTCAACTGATGCTCTTACTAGCCTTTATAATAGGAATAGATTTATGCAGCTAGCTAAACTTCAAATGGAATGCGCATTTGATTATAATACAAGTTTTACACTTCTTATGATTGATATAGATCATTTTAAACATATAAACGATACTAATGGTCATGCTGCCGGAGAT
Proteins encoded in this region:
- a CDS encoding histidine kinase N-terminal 7TM domain-containing diguanylate cyclase; the encoded protein is MSFTLAFLSIYFFLSALLAVFFAAYAISKGTTTLVKVFFSLCLLVSVYLFGYLLELNSSSLPQMMFWNQIQYIGIPFYPALWLLLSLIYTKTIKNFSRNTFFAIFTVPILTFLMQLTNPMHHFYYKSLMLKKAFGLNFLTFDKEPWYLFYCIYITLYFLIAISCYIKSYRRVADFERSGYKIMILASLLPFISFELVLMNPGNLSINYVALILPFSFSLILIAIFKYDFLALKTLARDVLFEKSSDAMILIDNTSRLMDYNPAAAELFQELNNSMKGRTIEFILGNQIDLLKILNTNDISDIKISNGVSYGYFEVKTVTIKNDFGNIVGRLINLINITERKHDQEALKILASTDALTSLYNRNRFMQLAKLQMECAFDYNTSFTLLMIDIDHFKHINDTNGHAAGDAVLAYLGCEMKQYFRKTDIIGRLGGEEFAVILPSTSLDAAKNITEFFCDMVSKEPIICGNKPIYFTLSIGISVYDRRLKTFGEVLKLADEALYESKKNGRNRVTVKVLN
- a CDS encoding HAD family hydrolase, whose protein sequence is MGNKITFLDIDGTLVDVPSGMIEPAQSTIEALKKFRENGNYTVVATARSVVPKTISKLDFDGYIFCNGNYIVFKDEVLHDNYFSIEDIQYIMNLSDQCDAQYLLSGHYGVWCSDLDHPLCVRQRELFLGGPEKPKDSIEIWKVEDVHANMGTILFKSEEDMAKFKERLPKSWVVHAYVEANIRLDIHLPGFSKGSAVEFLFKKLGIDKEDTFAFGDAQNDIEMLKLVKHGIAMGNGTEEIKSIAYYVTDEVDKDGIANALKKFRVI
- a CDS encoding glycosyltransferase family 4 protein, whose amino-acid sequence is MNIGLFTDTYYPQINGVATSVLMLKEYLENLGHRVYVFTTTDPKVVGWEKNVYRVPSIPFASARRVGLFYNPRLAKAIKRLNLDLIHTHTEFSLGIFGRAMARELNIPFIHTYHTIYEDYTHYIVKLKIFDPIAKIAARKLSVNFCNSADQVIVPTRKVLDMLESYNVEKDISIIPTGIEINKFSRINYNFDMAQSLRKSLGINTEDKVLLYVGRISKEKNIEEIMINLKEYLKSTKCVKFVLIGDGPDKHRLETIASDLEINEQVVFAGERPWDEIGKYYQIGDVFVSASQSETQGLTYIEALAAGLPVIAKADKCLDGVIEDYVNGYLFNDAEDFIEALNLIIFNDLKKKQLSLEAIKTARRFSAESFAASVEQLYKTMDIYKGYEEVSIQI
- a CDS encoding histidine kinase N-terminal 7TM domain-containing diguanylate cyclase, whose translation is MPLTLELISIYFFFAAFLALFFAAYALSKSSTTLVNIFSALCVSVSIYLFGYLLELNSSSLPQMIFWNQIQYIGVPFYPALWLLLSMLYTKTIKILSKGIFLMIFTIPMLTFIIRFTNEIHHFYYKSFKLKELWGLKFLSLEKGPWYIFYSVYLIFYFVLAVFFYLRNYRKAPNFQRLGYRIMISASFLPFIGLNLILLNPLNFSVNYIAFVLPFSLFLVLLALFKYDFLEFKTLARDVLFDKSADAMILINSTSSIIDFNPAAAQLFPELTASVKGRFIESVLGNYKGFLDSLKNKDLKDLLLNFGDDYGYFEVKSVTIKNDFENIVGYLISLVNVTERKHAQEALNILATTDSLTGLYNRNRFMQLANLQMEISQRYNNKFSLIMIDVDHFKEINDTKGHAAGDAVLNHLGRLMREYFRKTDIIGRLGGEEFAILLPDTSLIDAQNITEVFRNVLLKQPAFYEDEYIHFTLSMGISVYDKRFSCFDQILKLSDEALYQSKENGRNRSTTRILN
- a CDS encoding zinc dependent phospholipase C family protein; amino-acid sequence: MKIKTHVKLAELAFRNNINVTPRGFSKFMFNFGLVMIDQCWHVKTHPHYMQKSLGYINDKIEKLIAIRRFNLYTSMQLGIVVHYLCDFCCNAHISGGVGNIPIHLKYERDLQKYLLENYDFLNDHISQISEKLEEKKRQMNSLKEMLHGKLTEYVQGEASFLWDITKSTEIVSLVCSRIFELKNCVQENYQYNTRKVQITPGEIL